A section of the Dermacoccus nishinomiyaensis genome encodes:
- a CDS encoding M18 family aminopeptidase yields MSFGSGRFTTDSAAEGLVAYLRTSPSPFHAVASSLSMLVEAGFTPLDERDAWASEPGRYVTTRGGSLVAWSTERVLTRPFDGSGGGADDGDAGGERGAVAFRVVGAHTDSPNLRIKPRPDHERVGWQLLGVEPYGGLLLNSWLDRDLGLSGRVAVREADGSVGERLFAVDEPLLRVSQLAIHLDRSTNDALTLNKQLHMEPSWALSQAPLFVEWLAEQVRVEPVDVLSWDAMTHDVQPAARTGLHREFVAGARMDNLATSYAATQALIDAVERPAPEGEVPLVPLIALFDHEEIGSMSERGAFSNLLPTIFERIISTLGGGRDDVHRAMAHTVIASGDMAHATHPNYADRHEPAHHIAMNGGPVLKINTNLRYATDSVGAAHFAAACREAGVPMQEFVVRSDLPCGSTVGPMTAALTGATTVDFGAPTLSMHSARELVGAADQAMYGAALGAFLAPGRD; encoded by the coding sequence ATGAGTTTCGGATCCGGACGTTTCACGACGGATTCGGCCGCCGAAGGGTTGGTCGCGTACCTGCGCACCAGCCCTTCGCCGTTCCACGCGGTCGCATCCTCTCTGTCGATGCTCGTCGAGGCGGGCTTCACGCCCCTCGACGAGCGTGACGCCTGGGCGAGCGAGCCGGGACGTTACGTCACGACGCGCGGCGGGTCGCTCGTCGCGTGGTCGACGGAGCGCGTGCTCACTCGGCCGTTCGACGGCTCTGGTGGTGGCGCTGATGACGGTGACGCCGGCGGCGAGCGCGGCGCGGTCGCGTTCCGAGTCGTCGGTGCACACACCGACTCCCCCAACCTGCGCATCAAACCTCGCCCCGACCACGAGCGCGTCGGCTGGCAGCTGCTCGGCGTCGAACCGTACGGCGGCCTGCTGCTCAACTCGTGGCTCGATCGCGACCTCGGGCTGTCGGGGCGCGTCGCGGTACGCGAGGCCGACGGTAGCGTCGGTGAACGGCTGTTCGCCGTCGACGAGCCGCTGCTGCGCGTCTCGCAGCTCGCGATCCACCTCGACCGCTCGACCAACGACGCTCTGACGCTCAACAAGCAGCTGCACATGGAACCGTCGTGGGCGCTGTCGCAGGCACCACTGTTCGTCGAGTGGCTCGCCGAGCAGGTTCGCGTCGAACCGGTCGACGTGCTGAGCTGGGACGCGATGACGCACGACGTGCAGCCGGCCGCGCGCACCGGGTTGCACCGCGAGTTCGTCGCGGGCGCCCGGATGGACAACCTCGCGACGAGCTACGCCGCGACGCAGGCACTCATCGACGCCGTCGAGCGCCCGGCACCCGAAGGTGAGGTGCCGCTCGTGCCGCTCATCGCGCTGTTCGACCACGAGGAGATCGGCTCGATGTCGGAGCGCGGCGCGTTCTCGAACCTGCTGCCGACGATCTTCGAACGCATCATCTCGACGCTTGGCGGCGGGCGTGACGACGTGCACCGCGCGATGGCGCACACCGTCATCGCCTCGGGCGACATGGCGCACGCGACGCACCCGAACTACGCCGATCGTCACGAACCTGCGCACCACATCGCGATGAACGGCGGGCCGGTGCTGAAGATCAACACGAACCTGCGCTACGCGACGGATTCGGTCGGCGCCGCCCACTTCGCCGCCGCGTGTCGGGAGGCGGGCGTGCCGATGCAGGAGTTCGTCGTGCGCTCTGACCTGCCGTGCGGCTCGACCGTCGGGCCGATGACGGCGGCGCTCACCGGCGCGACGACCGTCGACTTCGGCGCCCCGACTCTGTCGATGCACTCGGCGCGCGAACTCGTCGGCGCCGCCGACCAGGCGATGTACGGCGCGGCCCTCGGAGCGTTCCTCGCTCCGGGGCGTGACTGA
- the malQ gene encoding 4-alpha-glucanotransferase → MTDSAATPDLVELAEAYGITTEYEDWKKARVNVAADTLVAVLAALDVDASTPDAVRSALQTRRDAPWRRVVPPCVVVREGDDVEFPVHVVECDQVAVHVVTEVGTHVSVTVSSRAQETREVDGRVVERHVARVDGDLPLGYHTVIVSPVGLAAGDGDSDDTRVDGEDRPSTEAGDGHDMRAAGARTSLIVTPRVLEVPATMRDKRVWGLATQLYSVRSQGSWGVGDLVDLRDLAVWSAAEHGADYVLVNPLHAAQPSAPMEPSPYLPTSRRFVNPLYLRVEHVEEYASASADIRGGIDDLARDVHARLDDVDRIDRDAAWGAKEQALRVLWQIGRTPGRQAAFDAYCRAGGEQLTRFATWCVLCRTFGPDWRTWPHDYQDATAPAVSRFGSEHTDEVDFHRWLQWCLDEQLRGVQSDAVAAGMALGVVHDLAVGVNPAGADAWALQDAFAAGIHVGAPPDQFTQLGQDWGQPPLRPDHLAKTAYAPFREIVGTVLRHAGGVRIDHILGLFRLWWVPESMTPKDGTYVTYDHEAMIGILVLEAQRAGALVVGEDLGTLEAWVQTFLAERGVYGTSILWFEQDWDAQRPLPPEDWREKCLASVTTHDLPPTAGYLDAAHVRLRHELGLLDGSLEDELARDEADRRRWREFLVAQGLLDDADAPNEQVVEALHAFLVTTPSRMLNVALVDAVGDVRVQNQPGTADEYPNWRVPLSGPDGEPIRLEDVFTSERAARLCGIFAGLNEHAAQG, encoded by the coding sequence GTGACCGACTCCGCAGCCACGCCCGACCTCGTCGAACTCGCCGAGGCGTACGGCATCACGACCGAGTACGAGGACTGGAAGAAGGCCCGCGTCAACGTCGCGGCTGACACGCTCGTCGCCGTCCTGGCGGCGCTCGACGTCGACGCTTCGACGCCCGACGCCGTGCGCTCGGCGTTGCAGACGCGTCGGGACGCACCGTGGCGCCGCGTCGTGCCGCCGTGCGTCGTCGTGCGCGAGGGCGACGATGTCGAGTTCCCGGTGCACGTCGTTGAGTGCGACCAGGTGGCCGTGCACGTCGTCACCGAGGTCGGGACGCATGTCTCGGTGACGGTGTCGTCGCGCGCGCAGGAGACCCGCGAGGTCGACGGACGCGTCGTCGAACGGCACGTCGCGCGCGTGGACGGCGACCTGCCGCTGGGGTACCACACCGTCATCGTGTCGCCTGTTGGCCTTGCTGCGGGCGACGGCGACAGTGACGACACGCGCGTCGACGGCGAGGATCGCCCGTCCACCGAGGCCGGCGACGGGCACGACATGAGGGCCGCGGGTGCGCGCACAAGCCTCATCGTCACCCCGCGGGTGCTCGAGGTGCCGGCGACGATGCGCGACAAGCGCGTGTGGGGCCTGGCGACGCAACTGTATTCGGTGCGTTCGCAGGGGTCATGGGGCGTGGGCGACCTCGTCGATCTGCGCGACCTCGCCGTGTGGTCGGCGGCCGAGCACGGCGCCGACTACGTCCTCGTCAATCCGCTGCACGCGGCACAACCGAGCGCGCCGATGGAGCCGTCGCCGTACCTGCCGACGTCGCGCCGGTTCGTCAACCCGCTCTACCTGCGGGTCGAGCACGTCGAGGAGTACGCGAGCGCGTCCGCCGACATCCGCGGGGGCATCGACGACCTGGCGCGCGATGTCCACGCGCGCCTCGACGACGTCGACCGCATCGACCGCGACGCTGCGTGGGGGGCGAAGGAGCAGGCGTTGCGAGTCCTGTGGCAGATCGGGCGCACGCCGGGGCGTCAGGCCGCGTTCGACGCCTACTGCCGCGCCGGCGGCGAGCAGCTCACCCGTTTCGCGACATGGTGCGTGCTGTGCCGCACCTTCGGGCCCGACTGGCGAACCTGGCCGCACGATTATCAGGACGCGACGGCGCCCGCCGTCTCGCGGTTCGGCTCCGAGCACACCGACGAGGTCGACTTCCACCGCTGGTTGCAGTGGTGCCTCGACGAGCAGCTGCGCGGCGTGCAGTCGGACGCCGTCGCCGCGGGCATGGCGCTCGGCGTCGTCCACGACCTCGCCGTCGGCGTCAACCCCGCGGGCGCGGACGCCTGGGCCCTGCAGGACGCGTTCGCGGCGGGCATCCACGTCGGCGCTCCGCCTGATCAGTTCACCCAGCTCGGGCAGGACTGGGGGCAGCCACCGCTGCGCCCGGATCATCTCGCCAAGACGGCTTACGCGCCTTTCCGCGAGATCGTCGGCACCGTCCTGCGCCACGCCGGTGGGGTGCGCATCGACCACATTCTCGGGCTGTTCCGCCTGTGGTGGGTGCCGGAGAGCATGACGCCGAAGGACGGCACGTACGTGACGTACGACCACGAGGCGATGATCGGCATCCTCGTCCTCGAGGCGCAGCGCGCGGGTGCGCTCGTCGTCGGGGAGGATCTCGGCACGCTCGAGGCGTGGGTGCAGACGTTCCTCGCCGAGCGCGGCGTGTACGGCACGTCGATCCTGTGGTTCGAACAGGACTGGGATGCGCAGCGTCCGCTGCCACCCGAGGATTGGCGCGAGAAGTGCCTCGCGTCGGTGACGACGCATGACCTGCCGCCGACGGCCGGCTATCTCGACGCCGCGCACGTGCGGCTGCGTCACGAGCTGGGGCTGCTCGACGGCTCGCTCGAGGACGAGTTGGCGCGAGACGAGGCGGACCGCCGGCGGTGGCGCGAGTTTCTCGTCGCTCAGGGCCTGCTCGATGACGCCGACGCGCCGAACGAACAGGTCGTCGAGGCACTGCACGCGTTCCTCGTCACGACGCCGTCACGGATGCTCAACGTCGCGCTCGTCGACGCCGTCGGCGACGTGCGCGTGCAGAACCAGCCCGGCACGGCCGACGAGTACCCGAACTGGCGTGTACCGCTGTCCGGCCCCGACGGCGAGCCGATCCGGCTCGAGGACGTCTTCACGAGCGAGCGCGCCGCGCGCTTGTGCGGCATCTTCGCCGGGCTGAACGAGCACGCCGCCCAGGGTTGA
- a CDS encoding RelA/SpoT family protein, with the protein MAEQSGSNATSRVRARLVRFGGPRPGLNRVLDPLLRTVRETHPKADTALIERAYEVAERCHRHQVRKSGDPYITHPLAVATILAELGMTPPTLAAALLHDTVEDTDYSLEQLTDDFGPEIARLVDGVTKLDKVTYGDAAQAETVRKMVVAMAQDIRVLVIKLADRLHNARTWRYVSAESAQRKATETLEIYAPLAHRLGMNTIKWELEDLSFATLYPKVYDEIVRLVADRSPARESYLRTVKEQVSADLRAARIAGEVTGRPKHYYSVYQKMIVRGRDFEDIYDLVAVRVLVESVRDCYAVLGTLHTRWTPVQGRFKDYIAMPKFNMYQSLHTTVIGPGGKPVEIQIRTYDMHRRAEYGVAAHWKYKDDAKKGATSADGTVSASPATGTNDMAWLRQLLEWQRETEDPGEFLESLRFEVGSREIYVFTPKGGVIGLPSGSTPVDFAYAVHTEVGHHCIGARVNGRLAPLETTLVTGDSVEVLTSKADGAGPSRDWLTFVKSPRAKSKIKQWFTKERREEAIEKGKDSLAKTLRKQGLPLQRLMSHESLTEVATRMNHADIDALYAAIGDGHVSTEAVMRALVKAHGGEEAATEDMAEATTPRTAPRSRAGDPGVTVVGTDDVWVKLARCCTPVPGDDIVGFVTTGSGVSVHREDCTNIENLRRQPERLIDVAWAPGQASVFLVQLQVEALDRSGLLSDITRALSDQHVNILSANLATQANRVAISKFTFEMGDASHLDHVMRAVRKVSGVFDVYRITGTGARADHRTTPEQVKPAASPAADEDE; encoded by the coding sequence ATGGCTGAGCAGTCCGGTTCCAACGCGACCTCGCGCGTGCGCGCCCGTCTCGTCCGCTTCGGGGGCCCGCGTCCGGGCTTGAACCGCGTGCTCGACCCGCTGCTGCGCACGGTGCGTGAGACGCACCCGAAGGCCGACACCGCGCTGATCGAGCGCGCCTACGAGGTGGCGGAGCGCTGCCACCGTCATCAGGTGCGCAAGAGCGGCGACCCGTACATCACCCACCCGCTCGCCGTCGCGACCATCCTCGCCGAGCTCGGCATGACCCCGCCGACGCTCGCCGCGGCCCTCCTGCACGACACGGTCGAGGACACCGACTACTCGCTGGAGCAGCTCACCGACGACTTCGGGCCCGAGATCGCGCGTCTCGTCGACGGTGTGACGAAGCTCGACAAGGTGACGTACGGCGACGCCGCGCAGGCTGAGACGGTGCGCAAGATGGTCGTCGCGATGGCACAGGACATCCGCGTGCTCGTCATCAAGCTCGCCGACCGCCTGCACAACGCGCGCACGTGGCGGTACGTCTCCGCCGAGTCCGCCCAGCGCAAGGCGACGGAGACGCTCGAGATCTACGCGCCGCTCGCGCACCGGCTCGGCATGAACACGATCAAGTGGGAGCTGGAGGATCTGTCGTTCGCGACGCTCTATCCCAAGGTCTACGACGAGATCGTCCGCCTCGTCGCCGACCGCTCACCGGCGCGCGAGTCGTACCTGCGCACCGTCAAGGAGCAGGTGTCGGCCGATCTAAGGGCCGCGCGCATCGCCGGTGAGGTGACGGGCCGGCCCAAGCACTACTACTCCGTGTACCAGAAGATGATCGTCCGCGGCCGCGACTTCGAGGACATCTACGACCTCGTCGCCGTGCGCGTCCTCGTCGAGTCGGTGCGCGACTGCTACGCCGTGCTCGGCACGCTGCACACGCGGTGGACGCCCGTCCAGGGGCGGTTCAAGGACTACATCGCGATGCCGAAGTTCAACATGTACCAGTCGTTGCACACGACGGTCATCGGCCCCGGCGGCAAACCCGTCGAGATCCAGATCCGCACCTACGACATGCACCGTCGCGCCGAGTACGGCGTCGCCGCGCACTGGAAGTACAAGGACGACGCGAAGAAGGGCGCGACGAGCGCCGACGGCACGGTCAGCGCCTCGCCGGCGACGGGCACGAACGACATGGCGTGGCTGCGTCAGCTGCTCGAGTGGCAGCGCGAGACGGAGGATCCGGGCGAGTTCCTCGAGTCGTTGCGCTTCGAGGTCGGCAGCCGCGAGATCTACGTCTTCACGCCGAAGGGCGGCGTCATCGGGTTGCCGTCCGGGTCGACGCCCGTCGACTTCGCGTACGCCGTGCACACCGAGGTCGGCCACCACTGCATCGGCGCGCGCGTCAACGGGCGTCTCGCGCCACTCGAGACGACGCTCGTCACGGGCGACTCGGTCGAGGTGCTCACCTCGAAGGCGGACGGCGCCGGGCCGAGTCGCGACTGGCTGACGTTCGTCAAGTCGCCGCGTGCCAAGAGCAAGATCAAGCAATGGTTCACGAAGGAACGCCGCGAGGAGGCCATCGAGAAGGGCAAGGATTCCCTCGCGAAGACACTGCGCAAGCAGGGTCTGCCCCTGCAGCGCCTCATGTCGCACGAGTCGTTGACCGAGGTCGCGACGCGGATGAACCACGCCGACATCGACGCCCTGTACGCCGCGATCGGTGACGGGCACGTCTCGACCGAAGCCGTCATGCGTGCCCTCGTCAAGGCGCACGGCGGTGAGGAAGCAGCCACGGAGGACATGGCGGAGGCGACGACGCCGCGCACCGCGCCGCGCTCACGTGCGGGCGACCCGGGCGTCACCGTCGTCGGCACCGACGACGTGTGGGTCAAGCTCGCGCGCTGCTGCACACCAGTGCCGGGCGACGACATCGTCGGGTTCGTCACGACGGGCTCGGGCGTGTCCGTGCATCGCGAGGACTGCACGAACATCGAGAACCTGCGTCGCCAGCCCGAGCGGCTCATCGACGTCGCGTGGGCGCCCGGACAGGCGAGCGTTTTCCTCGTGCAGCTGCAGGTCGAGGCGCTCGATCGCAGCGGGTTGCTCTCCGACATCACGCGCGCGCTGAGCGACCAGCACGTCAACATCCTGTCGGCGAACCTGGCGACGCAAGCCAACCGCGTCGCCATCAGCAAGTTCACGTTCGAGATGGGCGATGCGAGCCACCTCGACCACGTCATGCGCGCGGTGCGCAAGGTCAGTGGCGTGTTCGACGTCTACCGCATCACCGGCACCGGCGCGCGCGCCGACCATCGCACGACGCCGGAGCAGGTGAAGCCCGCCGCGTCGCCGGCGGCCGACGAGGACGAGTGA
- a CDS encoding adenine phosphoribosyltransferase gives MIEQRIADVVARHTRDIADFPSPGVVFKDLTPLFADPAAFGQVLDLLAERHDGVDVVAGVEARGFIIGAPLAQRMGVGFVPIRKKGKLPGDVVSASYDLEYGSATIEVQTDAVTPGANVLVVDDVLATGGTAVAACELIEKVGGRVACLDVLVELAFLPGRERLDRWELHTGLVVN, from the coding sequence ATGATCGAGCAGCGCATCGCCGACGTCGTCGCCCGCCACACGCGTGATATCGCCGACTTCCCGAGCCCCGGTGTCGTCTTCAAGGATCTGACGCCCCTGTTCGCCGACCCGGCGGCGTTCGGGCAGGTGCTCGACCTGCTGGCCGAGCGTCATGACGGCGTCGACGTCGTCGCGGGCGTCGAGGCGCGCGGGTTCATCATCGGCGCGCCGCTGGCGCAGCGCATGGGCGTCGGTTTCGTGCCGATCCGCAAGAAGGGCAAGCTGCCCGGTGACGTCGTCTCCGCCTCCTATGACCTCGAGTACGGCTCGGCGACGATCGAGGTGCAGACGGACGCGGTGACGCCGGGTGCGAACGTCCTCGTCGTCGACGACGTGCTCGCGACCGGGGGCACGGCCGTGGCTGCCTGCGAGCTGATCGAGAAGGTCGGCGGGCGTGTGGCGTGCCTCGACGTGCTCGTCGAACTGGCCTTCCTGCCCGGCCGCGAACGGCTTGATCGGTGGGAGCTCCACACGGGCCTCGTCGTCAACTGA
- the secF gene encoding protein translocase subunit SecF: MASLATFGNDLFTGRRQIDFIGKRKRWYALTALLLALAAVGLFGRGLNFGLEFTGGSELRVPGVSSTHDYDTRAEKAVQSATGSNADIVVTKLGSDTIRVQSEKLGNGTADATDAVKTSLAKEFGVSPSNVTSSFIGPSWGETVTHKAIVALFVFLAFVSVLLALYFRTWTMAAAALIALLHDLFFTVGIYALTGLEVTPATTIGFLTILGYSIYDTVVVFDKVRENTSEAFATGRRSFDQAANYAVNQTLVRSINTSVVALLPISAILVVGALFIGPSTLLDIAVALFIGIAVGTFSSIFIATPALTDLRRREKGVQELARRAESYQSRATTDDEHATAASASGVVTAPAPSQGGGASQTARTRGIHPAAKRDD, from the coding sequence ATGGCCAGCCTCGCAACATTCGGCAACGACCTGTTCACCGGTCGCCGCCAGATCGACTTCATCGGCAAGCGCAAGCGCTGGTACGCCCTGACGGCGCTGCTGCTCGCGCTCGCCGCCGTCGGTCTGTTCGGGCGGGGGCTCAACTTCGGCCTCGAGTTCACCGGTGGCTCGGAACTGCGCGTGCCCGGCGTCTCGAGCACGCACGACTACGACACGCGCGCCGAGAAGGCCGTCCAGTCGGCGACCGGCTCGAACGCCGACATCGTCGTGACGAAGCTCGGCTCCGACACGATCCGCGTGCAGAGCGAGAAGCTTGGCAACGGCACCGCCGACGCGACGGACGCCGTCAAGACGTCCCTCGCGAAGGAGTTCGGCGTGTCGCCGAGCAACGTCACGTCCTCGTTCATCGGCCCCTCGTGGGGTGAGACGGTGACGCACAAGGCGATCGTCGCGCTGTTCGTCTTCCTCGCGTTCGTCTCCGTCCTGCTCGCGTTGTACTTCCGCACCTGGACGATGGCCGCGGCCGCGCTCATCGCCCTGCTGCACGACCTGTTCTTCACGGTCGGCATCTACGCCCTCACCGGGCTCGAGGTGACGCCGGCGACGACGATCGGCTTCCTCACGATCCTCGGCTACTCGATCTACGACACCGTCGTCGTGTTCGACAAGGTGCGCGAGAACACGAGCGAGGCGTTCGCGACCGGCCGCCGCAGCTTCGACCAGGCCGCGAACTACGCGGTCAACCAGACGCTCGTGCGCTCCATCAACACCTCCGTCGTGGCGTTGCTGCCGATCTCGGCCATCCTCGTCGTCGGCGCGCTGTTCATCGGCCCGAGCACGCTGCTCGACATCGCCGTCGCCCTGTTCATCGGTATCGCCGTGGGCACCTTCTCGTCGATCTTCATCGCGACGCCGGCCCTGACGGACCTGCGCCGCCGCGAGAAGGGCGTCCAGGAGCTCGCGCGTCGAGCCGAGAGCTACCAGTCGCGTGCCACGACCGACGACGAGCACGCCACCGCGGCGTCCGCCTCGGGCGTCGTGACGGCGCCGGCCCCTTCCCAGGGCGGTGGCGCGTCGCAGACGGCGCGCACGCGCGGCATCCACCCCGCTGCCAAGCGTGACGACTGA
- the secD gene encoding protein translocase subunit SecD, whose protein sequence is MSTPAGAERADENRYAVDSNRPAARKKPKHTNPKRGLAVLLALFLVLVGGIAATGHWTPKLGLDLEGGRTVVLEPVVTGGKSVNSSQVKQAVDIIRNRVDATGTSEAEVTTLGEKDIVVSIPGNPSQQVLDSLSRSSQLNFRAVIAAAQGSTTGTSPYRLPEVVNPSNAAKNGASGSASASPSSSASASGSASSSASSSPSSSSKDRLPAAFKTAGPANASDPAWGNEKVDSVWVKAGIATPSTTYNQLLQLYACTPAYQEVAAAAPDNKPTVMCAKEGNEKLLLGPVEIKGSQLTDASSGLDTNQQGNQTGEVAVNLSLNGSGKTALANVTRRVAPLEQPRNRFAIVVDGQSISAPTVQAPLTDGQAKITGGFTESSGKLLADSLKFGALPMSFKELTSDQVSPQLGSDQLTKGLIAGAIGFGLVVLYSLIQYRALGLVTVASLLVAAAMTYLAVTLLGSLNNFRLSMAGVTGLIVAIGITADSFIVYFERVRDEVRAGRPLRAAVETGWTRAKRTIIISDAVNFLAAAVLYVLSESTVKAFAFTLGLTTIIDIVVVMFFTHPVLALLARTKFFGGGHPASGLDPARLGARQAAYAGRGRVTIADRRRAAAQEETA, encoded by the coding sequence ATGAGCACGCCCGCAGGCGCCGAGCGCGCCGACGAGAACCGTTATGCGGTCGATTCGAACCGCCCCGCGGCGCGCAAGAAGCCGAAGCACACCAACCCCAAGCGTGGCTTGGCCGTGCTTCTCGCCCTGTTCCTCGTCCTCGTCGGTGGCATCGCTGCGACGGGACATTGGACACCGAAGCTGGGGCTCGACCTCGAAGGTGGGCGCACCGTCGTCCTCGAACCGGTCGTCACAGGCGGCAAGAGCGTCAACTCGAGCCAGGTCAAGCAAGCCGTCGACATCATCCGCAACCGCGTCGACGCCACCGGCACGTCCGAGGCGGAGGTGACGACGCTGGGGGAGAAGGACATCGTCGTCTCCATCCCCGGAAACCCCAGCCAGCAGGTGCTCGACTCGCTCTCGCGCAGCTCGCAGCTCAACTTCCGCGCAGTCATCGCCGCCGCGCAGGGCAGCACGACGGGTACCTCGCCGTATCGCCTGCCCGAGGTCGTCAACCCCTCGAACGCCGCCAAGAACGGCGCCTCCGGCTCGGCGTCCGCGTCACCGTCTTCATCGGCCTCCGCTTCGGGTTCTGCGTCGAGCTCGGCCTCGTCGTCACCGTCGTCCAGTTCGAAGGACCGACTGCCGGCCGCATTCAAGACCGCCGGCCCGGCCAACGCGAGCGACCCGGCGTGGGGAAACGAGAAGGTCGACTCGGTCTGGGTCAAGGCCGGTATCGCGACCCCGTCGACGACGTACAACCAGCTGCTGCAGCTCTACGCCTGCACCCCGGCCTACCAGGAGGTGGCCGCGGCCGCCCCTGACAACAAGCCGACCGTCATGTGCGCGAAGGAGGGCAACGAGAAGCTGCTCCTCGGCCCGGTCGAGATCAAGGGTTCGCAGCTGACGGACGCGAGCAGCGGCCTCGACACGAACCAGCAGGGCAACCAGACCGGCGAGGTCGCGGTCAACCTGTCGCTCAACGGCTCGGGCAAGACGGCCCTGGCGAACGTGACGCGTCGCGTCGCCCCGCTCGAGCAGCCCCGCAACCGCTTCGCCATCGTCGTCGACGGTCAGTCGATCTCGGCGCCGACCGTGCAGGCCCCGCTGACGGACGGTCAGGCGAAGATCACCGGTGGCTTCACCGAGTCGAGCGGCAAGCTGCTCGCAGACTCGCTGAAGTTCGGTGCGCTGCCGATGTCCTTCAAGGAACTCACCTCCGACCAGGTCAGCCCCCAGCTCGGCTCCGACCAGCTGACGAAGGGTCTCATCGCGGGAGCCATCGGCTTCGGCCTCGTCGTGCTGTACTCGCTCATCCAGTACCGCGCGCTCGGCCTCGTCACCGTCGCGAGCCTGCTCGTCGCCGCGGCGATGACCTACCTCGCCGTCACGCTGCTCGGCTCGCTCAACAACTTCCGCCTGTCGATGGCGGGTGTCACCGGCCTCATCGTCGCCATCGGCATCACGGCCGACTCGTTCATCGTGTACTTCGAACGCGTCAGAGACGAAGTGCGCGCCGGACGGCCATTGCGGGCCGCCGTCGAGACGGGATGGACGCGCGCGAAGCGCACCATCATCATCTCGGACGCGGTGAACTTCCTCGCCGCCGCCGTGCTCTACGTGCTGTCAGAGAGCACCGTCAAGGCGTTCGCGTTCACCCTCGGTCTCACGACGATCATCGACATCGTCGTCGTCATGTTCTTCACCCACCCGGTGCTGGCCCTGCTCGCCCGCACGAAGTTCTTCGGTGGCGGCCACCCCGCCTCCGGTCTCGACCCCGCGCGTCTGGGCGCCCGTCAGGCCGCATACGCGGGCCGCGGTCGCGTGACGATCGCCGACCGCCGCCGCGCCGCCGCACAGGAGGAGACAGCCTGA
- a CDS encoding preprotein translocase subunit YajC has product MPYLVAESQAGSSGFPILLVLLPFLLLALMFFTQRRRSQATMRAQAALRVGDEVRTTSGLFGTLRELDDVSGHLEIAPGTVVRFDRRALLPAAPDEMEKGR; this is encoded by the coding sequence ATGCCGTACCTGGTCGCCGAGTCGCAGGCGGGAAGCTCGGGCTTCCCGATCCTGCTCGTGCTGCTGCCCTTCCTCCTGCTCGCGCTGATGTTCTTCACGCAGCGTCGGCGCTCCCAGGCGACGATGCGCGCGCAGGCCGCGCTTCGCGTCGGTGACGAGGTGCGCACGACGAGTGGGCTGTTCGGCACGCTGCGCGAACTCGACGACGTCAGTGGACACCTCGAGATCGCCCCCGGCACCGTGGTGAGGTTCGATCGTCGGGCCCTGCTGCCCGCAGCCCCCGACGAGATGGAGAAGGGTCGATGA
- the ruvB gene encoding Holliday junction branch migration DNA helicase RuvB, with product MSPSHFEDHSADVSPRLVDPNGTEDEQQLEAALRPKKLADFPGQPRVREQLSLVIEAARRRATPPDHILFSGPPGLGKTSLAMIVASELEAPIRITSGPAIQHAGDLAAILSSLNEGEVLFLDEIHRMARPAEEMLYLAMEDFRVDVIVGKGPGATAIPLELPRFTVVGATTRAGLLPAPLRDRFGFTGHLDYYDAADLADILARNADLLGVPATREGITEIAGRSRGTPRIANRLLRRVRDYAQVHGRHVVDLTSARAALELFDVDDDGLDRLDRAVLEALCRRFGGGPVGLSTLAVAVGEEPDTVETVAEPYLVREGYMIRTPRGRAASPRAWTHLGLRPPDGHFTETFQRDTDDGGGRFTG from the coding sequence ATGAGCCCGTCCCACTTCGAGGACCACAGCGCCGACGTCTCGCCGCGCCTCGTCGACCCCAACGGCACCGAGGACGAGCAGCAGCTCGAAGCGGCCCTGCGGCCGAAGAAGCTGGCCGATTTCCCCGGGCAGCCACGCGTGCGCGAGCAGTTGAGCCTCGTCATCGAGGCGGCACGGCGCCGAGCGACGCCGCCCGACCACATCCTGTTCTCCGGCCCGCCCGGCCTGGGCAAGACGTCGCTCGCGATGATCGTCGCGAGTGAGCTCGAGGCGCCCATCCGCATCACGAGCGGCCCTGCCATCCAGCACGCCGGTGACCTGGCCGCCATCCTGAGCTCGCTCAACGAGGGGGAGGTGCTCTTCCTCGACGAGATCCACCGCATGGCCCGCCCCGCGGAGGAGATGCTCTACCTCGCGATGGAGGACTTCCGGGTCGACGTCATCGTCGGCAAGGGCCCAGGGGCCACCGCGATCCCCCTCGAGCTGCCGCGCTTCACCGTCGTCGGTGCGACGACGCGCGCCGGTCTGCTGCCGGCGCCACTGCGCGACCGCTTCGGCTTCACCGGCCATCTCGACTACTACGACGCGGCCGACCTCGCCGACATCCTCGCCCGCAACGCCGACCTGCTCGGCGTACCCGCGACACGTGAGGGCATCACCGAGATCGCCGGCCGCTCCCGCGGCACGCCGCGCATCGCCAACCGGCTGCTGCGCCGGGTGCGTGACTACGCGCAGGTGCACGGGCGCCACGTCGTCGACCTGACGTCCGCGCGTGCCGCGCTCGAGCTGTTCGACGTCGACGACGACGGCCTCGATCGCCTCGACCGCGCGGTGCTCGAAGCCCTGTGCCGACGCTTCGGGGGTGGGCCGGTCGGGCTGTCGACGTTGGCCGTCGCCGTCGGTGAAGAACCCGACACGGTCGAGACGGTGGCCGAGCCGTATCTCGTGCGCGAGGGCTACATGATCCGCACGCCGCGTGGGCGTGCCGCGTCACCGCGGGCGTGGACGCACCTCGGGCTGCGCCCGCCGGACGGGCACTTCACCGAGACATTTCAGCGCGACACCGACGACGGGGGCGGACGTTTCACCGGGTAG